One Campylobacter pinnipediorum subsp. caledonicus genomic window carries:
- a CDS encoding cupin domain-containing protein, protein MEKLSWNVKNFSDIDVVKMLETKDTKEIRICMQNGSIMKEHQAPAPISIQVLKGKITLGVESEKFELSELEMIALNANMKHSLTALQDSIIRLSLSKNDDVSRVFKVLNK, encoded by the coding sequence ATGGAAAAATTAAGTTGGAATGTTAAAAATTTTAGTGACATAGATGTAGTAAAAATGCTTGAAACAAAAGACACAAAAGAGATAAGAATTTGTATGCAAAATGGCTCTATAATGAAAGAACATCAAGCACCGGCCCCTATAAGTATACAGGTTTTAAAAGGTAAAATAACGCTAGGCGTAGAGAGTGAAAAATTTGAATTATCAGAGCTTGAAATGATAGCTTTAAATGCAAATATGAAACACTCACTAACAGCTTTGCAAGATAGCATAATAAGGCTAAGTTTAAGTAAAAATGATGATGTTAGCCGAGTTTTTAAGGTTTTAAATAAGTAA
- the dapF gene encoding diaminopimelate epimerase: MIVSKYNASGNDFVIFHTFLTKDRSELARKICDRQNGVGADGLIVLKPGIDKDHIEWEFYNSDGSIANMCGNGSRAAARYAFDNGLAYRSFFIKTGSGDIGVNVSLDVEVELTSLKILSDNIIDEFDFKWYFYDTGVPHLVCYVDDLDKFDIEICKQLRHKYNANVNYAKIFNDELFVRTYERGVEGETLACGTGMAACFYGGILNLNLSKKINVYPKSGEKLGLEFKNNKILFRGFVKHCFDVNFDI, translated from the coding sequence GTGATAGTATCAAAATACAATGCAAGTGGAAATGATTTTGTTATATTTCATACATTTTTAACCAAAGATAGAAGCGAACTAGCTAGAAAAATTTGCGATAGACAAAACGGAGTTGGTGCTGATGGGCTTATTGTATTAAAACCTGGCATTGATAAAGATCATATTGAATGGGAGTTTTACAATAGCGATGGAAGTATCGCAAATATGTGCGGTAACGGCTCAAGAGCTGCTGCAAGATATGCCTTTGATAATGGTTTGGCGTATCGAAGTTTTTTTATAAAAACAGGTAGTGGAGATATTGGTGTAAATGTCTCTTTAGATGTTGAGGTCGAGCTTACAAGCCTTAAGATACTTAGTGATAATATTATAGATGAGTTTGACTTTAAATGGTATTTTTATGACACCGGTGTGCCTCATTTGGTATGTTATGTAGATGATTTGGATAAGTTTGATATTGAAATTTGCAAACAACTAAGACACAAATATAATGCAAATGTAAATTATGCAAAGATTTTTAATGATGAGCTTTTTGTGAGAACTTACGAGCGTGGTGTTGAGGGTGAAACACTTGCTTGTGGCACAGGAATGGCTGCTTGTTTTTATGGAGGGATTTTAAATTTAAACCTTTCTAAAAAGATAAATGTATATCCAAAAAGTGGCGAAAAACTCGGGCTTGAGTTTAAAAATAACAAGATACTTTTTAGGGGTTTTGTAAAACATTGCTTTGATGTAAATTTTGATATTTGA
- the coaE gene encoding dephospho-CoA kinase (Dephospho-CoA kinase (CoaE) performs the final step in coenzyme A biosynthesis.): MNKFNKAYVITGTIGSGKSSFCNILKELGYDVIDADKIGHLILDESIKDISEIFSKEFIKDDKVDRTKLGELVFNSKNELEKLENFIHPKIMDRVYLECEKNELKNKPYFVEISVFFEKCGDKRFKNVVVVYAPDEILFDRISKRNNLTKEQIQARLDKQIDMKTKRKMADYVIDNSKDFDNLKEQAKMFLNQINKDMQ; encoded by the coding sequence ATGAATAAATTTAACAAAGCATATGTGATAACAGGAACTATCGGCAGTGGAAAATCAAGCTTTTGTAATATACTAAAAGAACTTGGGTATGATGTTATAGATGCTGATAAGATAGGGCATTTGATCTTAGATGAAAGCATAAAAGATATATCAGAGATATTTTCAAAAGAGTTTATCAAAGATGATAAGGTTGATAGAACAAAGCTTGGCGAACTTGTTTTTAATAGCAAAAACGAGCTTGAAAAGTTAGAAAATTTCATACATCCAAAGATAATGGATAGAGTCTATCTTGAGTGTGAAAAAAATGAGTTAAAAAATAAGCCATATTTTGTTGAAATTTCTGTATTTTTTGAAAAATGTGGCGATAAGAGATTTAAAAATGTAGTTGTGGTTTATGCCCCTGATGAGATTTTATTTGATCGTATATCAAAAAGAAACAACCTAACAAAAGAGCAAATACAAGCTAGGCTTGATAAACAAATTGATATGAAAACTAAAAGAAAAATGGCTGATTATGTGATAGATAATAGCAAGGATTTTGATAATCTAAAAGAACAAGCCAAGATGTTTTTAAATCAGATAAACAAGGATATGCAGTGA
- the purM gene encoding phosphoribosylformylglycinamidine cyclo-ligase translates to MMITYKDAGVDIDAGNDFVNAIKPHVKSTFTPLVLGGIGSFSGAIKLPTGYKNPAILGATDGVGTKLRLAIDTNRLENVGQDLVAMCVNDLICNFATPLFFLDYYATSKLDIKSAQIVVEGIAKGCRLAQCALIGGETAEMPSMYKKDDFDLAGFAVGMAEIDEIDRSKFVKEGDVLIALPSSGLHSNGYSLARKVLDVAKLNLDDKIDGKSIADMLLEPTRIYVKEFLESKDKINALAHITGGGLVENLPRVFPDGIGAKIDKSLIKTPKVYDIFKGHVDDSELFRTFNMGVGMVIVASKQNADEILQKTDGYFIGEIIKGSGVSFS, encoded by the coding sequence TTGATGATAACATATAAAGATGCTGGGGTTGATATAGATGCTGGAAATGATTTTGTAAATGCGATAAAACCACATGTAAAATCAACTTTTACGCCACTTGTTCTTGGGGGGATTGGTTCATTTTCTGGAGCTATTAAGCTTCCTACTGGATACAAAAATCCAGCTATTTTAGGCGCTACTGATGGAGTTGGAACAAAATTAAGACTTGCTATTGATACAAATCGCCTTGAAAATGTTGGACAAGACTTGGTTGCTATGTGTGTTAATGACTTAATTTGCAATTTTGCAACACCTTTGTTCTTTTTAGATTATTATGCTACTTCAAAACTTGATATAAAAAGCGCACAAATAGTAGTTGAGGGTATAGCAAAAGGATGTAGACTCGCACAATGTGCATTAATAGGCGGAGAAACTGCTGAAATGCCATCTATGTATAAAAAAGATGATTTTGATCTAGCTGGTTTTGCTGTTGGAATGGCCGAAATAGATGAGATAGACAGAAGTAAATTTGTAAAAGAGGGTGATGTCTTGATAGCCCTGCCATCTAGTGGACTTCATTCAAATGGCTACTCTTTGGCTAGAAAAGTGCTAGATGTAGCAAAGCTTAATTTAGATGACAAGATAGATGGAAAAAGTATAGCCGATATGCTTTTAGAACCTACTAGAATTTATGTAAAAGAATTTTTAGAATCAAAAGACAAAATAAATGCACTAGCACATATAACAGGCGGTGGCTTGGTAGAAAATTTACCAAGAGTATTTCCTGATGGCATAGGTGCTAAGATAGATAAAAGCCTTATTAAAACACCTAAAGTATATGATATATTTAAAGGTCATGTTGATGATAGTGAGCTATTTAGAACATTTAATATGGGTGTTGGTATGGTTATAGTTGCATCAAAACAAAATGCAGATGAAATTTTACAAAAAACAGATGGCTACTTCATAGGAGAAATTATAAAAGGAAGCGGAGTTAGCTTTAGC